The proteins below are encoded in one region of Casimicrobium huifangae:
- a CDS encoding DMT family transporter, whose protein sequence is MTSQPLQSPAPEYALLALLAAFWGSSYLLIKLALATIPPVTLIAIRVTIASLFLLAIMRLRSERLPRGARDWRLLFVQSLLNSSLAWLVLAWGQQYVPSGTAGVLNSTSPLFVLLIGMVMALWSRLRGTAAGSGSASTSRKTIGVALGLVGVVLVIGVDALRGIGQQTLAQVAVLFGAFLYACAALSGKRLAHLSSLTTACGTMLCAAATLLPLSLAVDHPWALVPSATSLVAAVTLGILCTGVALIIYFRLIKTLGAMGVASQSYLRAGVSVLLGFLILGEQPPPSVLIGLVITITGVALINWPARPAPYDDRTTTAKTERATS, encoded by the coding sequence ATGACCTCGCAGCCTCTGCAAAGCCCCGCCCCCGAATACGCGCTACTCGCCCTGCTCGCTGCGTTCTGGGGCTCGTCCTATCTGCTGATCAAACTGGCGCTGGCGACCATTCCGCCGGTCACCCTGATCGCAATCAGGGTGACGATTGCGTCGCTGTTCCTGCTGGCAATCATGCGCCTGCGCAGCGAGCGCCTGCCGCGCGGTGCGCGTGACTGGCGCCTGCTGTTCGTGCAGTCACTGCTTAACAGCAGCCTGGCGTGGCTGGTGCTTGCGTGGGGTCAGCAATACGTGCCCAGTGGCACGGCGGGCGTACTCAATTCCACCTCACCACTGTTCGTGTTACTGATTGGCATGGTGATGGCACTGTGGTCACGCCTGCGTGGCACGGCCGCAGGCAGCGGTAGCGCCAGCACGTCGCGCAAGACGATCGGTGTAGCGCTCGGACTGGTCGGTGTAGTGCTGGTGATTGGTGTGGATGCCTTGCGCGGCATCGGCCAGCAGACACTGGCGCAAGTGGCGGTGCTGTTCGGTGCATTTCTGTACGCCTGCGCTGCACTTAGCGGCAAACGGCTCGCCCACCTGTCGTCGCTGACCACCGCCTGCGGAACCATGCTGTGCGCCGCAGCGACACTGCTGCCGTTGAGCCTGGCCGTCGATCATCCGTGGGCACTGGTGCCGTCGGCCACTTCGCTGGTTGCCGCAGTCACGCTTGGCATTCTGTGCACCGGCGTGGCGCTGATCATCTACTTCCGTCTGATCAAAACGCTGGGCGCAATGGGCGTGGCGAGCCAGAGCTATTTGCGCGCCGGGGTCAGCGTGCTGCTCGGCTTCCTGATCCTTGGCGAGCAGCCACCGCCGTCGGTTTTAATTGGTCTGGTCATCACAATCACCGGCGTCGCGCTGATCAACTGGCCCGCCCGGCCAGCGCCGTACGACGATCGAACCACAACAGCAAAGACTGAGAGGGCTACATCGTGA
- a CDS encoding DUF1345 domain-containing protein gives MTNGRRPAPLRHLHARPRLWSALVFGVIVGLLLPITLVSEWITRALIGWNAGALLYLILVLLMMYGADAARIRSQAEREDEGRNTILLLVSVTMVVVLLAIAVQLSYAKETHGASKAGHVGLAALTVFTAWLFVQTIFALHYAHEYQLQHSAKSPSLLFPGTEAPDYFDFLYVSCVIGTSGQTADVAFASRRMRRVGLLHCVLAFVFNTTLLALTINVAAGLI, from the coding sequence GTGACAAACGGTAGACGCCCCGCACCACTCCGCCATCTGCACGCCCGGCCACGGTTGTGGTCGGCACTGGTGTTCGGCGTAATCGTTGGGCTGCTGTTGCCGATAACGCTGGTGTCGGAATGGATCACGCGGGCGCTGATCGGGTGGAATGCAGGCGCACTGCTTTACCTGATACTGGTGTTGCTGATGATGTATGGCGCCGACGCCGCACGCATCCGCTCGCAGGCAGAGCGCGAGGACGAGGGGCGCAACACCATCCTGTTGCTGGTCAGCGTGACCATGGTGGTGGTGCTGCTGGCCATTGCAGTTCAACTGTCCTACGCGAAAGAAACCCACGGCGCATCGAAGGCCGGACATGTGGGTCTGGCGGCGCTGACCGTGTTCACGGCGTGGCTGTTTGTGCAGACGATTTTTGCCCTGCACTATGCCCACGAGTACCAGTTGCAGCATTCGGCGAAGTCGCCGTCGCTGTTGTTCCCCGGCACCGAGGCGCCGGACTACTTCGACTTTCTGTATGTGTCCTGCGTGATTGGCACGTCCGGCCAGACGGCGGACGTGGCCTTCGCTTCGCGCCGCATGCGACGGGTCGGCTTGCTGCATTGCGTGCTGGCTTTCGTGTTCAACACCACGCTGCTGGCGCTGACGATCAACGTTGCGGCCGGGTTGATTTAG
- a CDS encoding ArsR/SmtB family transcription factor, with translation MATTAEPRFARIAALLADPSRARMLALLLAGEARSAGELARAVGITPQTASTHLAALRDAGLVAQRTQGRHRYFSLADGDVAHMLETLSLVAERDEVSTRWRRPDRQPLKHARSCYCHLAGELGVQLRDALLARQVLVANERGEFSLGRGAGAWLQAAHFDDAAIQRTQRDTVRPRFAYACMDWSERREHLAGALPKALLSQFIATGWLQRVGTTRALVETPAGIRHLLPLIRA, from the coding sequence ATGGCCACAACCGCCGAACCGCGCTTTGCCCGCATCGCGGCGCTGCTCGCCGACCCGTCGCGGGCGCGCATGCTGGCGCTGCTGCTGGCGGGTGAAGCCCGCTCTGCGGGAGAGCTGGCGCGCGCTGTCGGCATCACTCCGCAGACAGCCAGCACGCATCTCGCCGCGCTGCGCGATGCCGGCCTGGTGGCGCAGCGAACGCAGGGAAGACATCGCTACTTTTCGCTGGCCGACGGTGACGTGGCGCACATGCTGGAGACCTTGTCGCTGGTCGCCGAGCGTGATGAGGTGTCCACGCGATGGAGACGCCCCGACCGGCAGCCATTGAAGCACGCGCGCAGTTGCTATTGCCATCTCGCCGGAGAGCTGGGCGTGCAATTGCGCGATGCGCTGCTGGCCCGGCAAGTTCTGGTGGCGAACGAACGCGGCGAATTCTCGCTCGGGCGCGGTGCGGGCGCATGGCTGCAAGCGGCGCATTTTGACGACGCTGCAATACAGCGCACTCAGCGTGACACCGTCCGCCCCCGCTTCGCCTACGCCTGCATGGACTGGTCCGAGCGACGTGAGCACCTGGCCGGTGCTTTGCCGAAGGCGCTGCTGTCGCAATTCATCGCCACCGGGTGGTTGCAACGGGTGGGCACGACGCGAGCACTGGTTGAGACGCCGGCCGGCATACGGCATTTACTGCCATTGATCCGCGCCTAG
- a CDS encoding PIN domain-containing protein yields the protein MLAFFDTNVAVYADDGAFPEKQRIAANLIAEHYRNGTGVVSTQVMQEYYNAATRKLRLEPELAVRRLRFFARMQVVNATPQLILEATDVHRLNRISFWDAMIVQSAKISGCNTLYSEDLNAGQSIIGVTIVNPFAGVA from the coding sequence ATGCTCGCTTTTTTTGACACCAACGTCGCCGTCTACGCTGATGACGGAGCCTTCCCCGAAAAGCAACGCATCGCCGCGAACCTGATTGCTGAACACTACCGCAACGGCACTGGCGTCGTTTCCACACAGGTGATGCAGGAGTATTACAACGCTGCCACACGGAAGCTGCGATTGGAGCCCGAATTGGCGGTTCGCCGTCTACGGTTTTTCGCGCGAATGCAGGTCGTGAACGCTACGCCACAACTCATCCTTGAGGCCACCGATGTTCATCGTTTGAACCGCATCTCGTTTTGGGACGCGATGATTGTCCAATCAGCGAAGATCAGTGGGTGCAATACGTTGTATAGCGAAGACCTCAATGCTGGCCAAAGCATCATTGGCGTCACGATAGTCAATCCGTTTGCAGGCGTCGCGTAA
- a CDS encoding NIPSNAP family protein — MPSITCFIRYQLDPFQLDAFRTYAENWGRIIPRCGGNLLGYFVPHEGTNDIAWGLISFDSLSAYENYRARLKSDDEGRQNFAMAQQMKFILREERTFLRGVEGTLHQPALSTPRAD; from the coding sequence ATGCCCTCCATCACTTGCTTCATCCGCTATCAGCTTGACCCTTTCCAGCTGGATGCATTCCGCACTTACGCCGAAAACTGGGGGCGCATCATTCCGCGCTGCGGTGGCAATCTGCTCGGCTACTTCGTGCCCCATGAGGGTACCAACGACATCGCGTGGGGGCTCATTTCGTTCGACTCGCTTTCCGCCTACGAGAACTATCGCGCCCGGCTCAAGAGCGACGACGAAGGCAGGCAAAACTTTGCCATGGCGCAGCAGATGAAGTTCATCCTGCGTGAGGAGCGCACTTTCCTGCGCGGCGTCGAGGGCACCTTGCATCAGCCAGCGCTTTCCACGCCACGTGCCGACTGA
- the priA gene encoding replication restart helicase PriA yields the protein MEVPLAIDQVGRALDYTVADREVELNGCVEVTVGVRPYAALVTAVHGELTGEGDVGKLKPVRRVLSGALPTALVTLAQFVADYYQVPFGMAAGLITPADAAPAPDPTGWALTSGGRAHVAGIPPHHRAQRALAALFTPRTSYAINVAATDELSATQRRLLRDWHQAGWLVPVFAQPQPTLVLPQLPEFTPAQRDAADALRARATAFSVSLLHGVTGSGKTEVYLDLVASVLNAGKQVLLLVPEINLTPQLIDRVLKALPGVATAVLHSKLAAGERNRAWHRVHSGEARLIIGTRLAVFAPATNLGLIVIDEEHDGSYKQNESPRYHARDVAIVRAKQADIPVVLASATPSLETWRNVRYAAAQGARGDAYQYIALRERATAAAPSSLRLVPARGRRVKAGLSETLADGIAARLKRGEQSLVLVNRRGFAPALYCPHCGWSAPCKRCDAKMTLHQTTRSLRCHHCGAQSGVPSKCPACGHPELVGAGVGTQKLEAALIEAFPDARIARADTDSLSGKHAWRELYERILAREVDIVVGTQMLAKGHDFPALTLVGVVDADRALFSTDFRAQEDLFALLTQVAGRAGRHALPGEVMIQTEFPDHPVFHALLAGDYEGFAEQTLASREAIGLPPATRMALVRAESKDAQAVADFFTQAHAVLREALGDEGEVFAPQPAPLARKADFTRWSMTAVAVKVRPLAEALLTLRQAMQAAKPKVRWAVDVDPYDFG from the coding sequence GTGGAAGTTCCCCTCGCCATTGATCAGGTTGGCCGCGCGCTGGATTACACCGTCGCCGACCGCGAAGTCGAGCTGAATGGCTGCGTCGAAGTAACCGTCGGCGTGCGGCCCTATGCGGCGTTGGTTACCGCCGTGCACGGCGAGCTCACGGGCGAGGGTGACGTTGGCAAGTTGAAGCCAGTGCGCCGCGTGCTTAGTGGCGCACTACCCACGGCACTGGTCACGCTGGCGCAATTTGTGGCTGACTACTATCAGGTGCCGTTTGGCATGGCGGCAGGGCTCATCACACCGGCCGATGCGGCGCCAGCGCCAGACCCCACTGGCTGGGCACTGACGAGCGGAGGACGTGCCCACGTGGCTGGCATCCCGCCACACCATCGCGCGCAGCGGGCGCTGGCTGCGCTTTTCACGCCGCGCACCAGTTACGCGATCAACGTGGCAGCGACGGATGAACTGTCGGCCACGCAGCGGCGCCTGCTGCGTGACTGGCATCAGGCCGGCTGGCTGGTGCCGGTCTTTGCGCAGCCGCAACCGACGCTGGTGCTGCCGCAGTTGCCCGAGTTCACGCCCGCGCAGCGTGACGCCGCCGACGCGTTGCGCGCGCGCGCAACTGCGTTCTCGGTGTCGTTGCTGCACGGCGTCACTGGTAGCGGCAAAACCGAGGTCTATCTCGATTTGGTCGCCTCGGTGCTCAACGCAGGCAAGCAGGTGCTGCTGCTAGTGCCGGAGATCAACCTCACGCCGCAGTTGATCGACCGCGTGCTGAAGGCGTTGCCCGGCGTCGCCACTGCCGTGCTGCACTCCAAGCTCGCGGCGGGCGAACGCAATCGCGCCTGGCATCGCGTGCATTCGGGCGAGGCGCGGCTGATCATCGGCACCCGGCTCGCGGTGTTTGCGCCCGCTACCAATCTCGGGTTGATCGTGATCGACGAAGAGCACGACGGCTCGTACAAGCAGAACGAATCGCCGCGCTATCACGCCCGCGACGTGGCCATCGTGCGCGCCAAGCAGGCCGACATTCCTGTCGTGCTGGCCAGCGCCACACCAAGCCTGGAGACCTGGCGCAACGTGCGTTACGCTGCTGCACAGGGTGCGCGCGGCGATGCCTATCAATACATCGCCTTGCGTGAGCGCGCGACGGCGGCCGCGCCGTCATCACTGCGACTCGTACCTGCGCGCGGTCGTCGCGTGAAAGCCGGGTTGTCGGAAACGCTCGCTGACGGCATCGCAGCACGTCTCAAACGCGGCGAGCAAAGCCTCGTGCTGGTCAACCGCCGTGGCTTTGCGCCTGCGCTGTATTGCCCGCACTGCGGCTGGAGCGCACCGTGCAAGCGCTGCGATGCCAAGATGACCTTGCATCAGACCACGCGCTCATTACGCTGCCATCACTGCGGCGCGCAGTCCGGTGTGCCGTCTAAATGCCCCGCCTGTGGCCACCCGGAGCTGGTTGGCGCAGGTGTCGGCACGCAAAAGCTCGAAGCCGCGCTGATCGAAGCTTTCCCGGACGCGCGCATCGCTCGTGCCGACACCGATTCGCTCTCGGGCAAGCACGCGTGGCGCGAGTTGTACGAGCGCATCCTCGCGCGCGAGGTGGACATCGTGGTCGGCACCCAGATGCTCGCCAAGGGCCACGACTTTCCGGCGCTGACGCTGGTCGGAGTCGTCGATGCCGATCGCGCGCTGTTCTCCACCGACTTTCGTGCGCAGGAAGATTTGTTTGCGCTGCTGACTCAGGTTGCCGGCCGCGCTGGCCGTCACGCACTGCCCGGCGAAGTGATGATTCAGACCGAGTTCCCCGATCATCCGGTGTTTCACGCCCTGCTCGCGGGTGACTACGAGGGCTTCGCCGAACAGACACTCGCCAGCCGCGAAGCCATCGGCCTGCCACCCGCTACCCGCATGGCGCTGGTGCGCGCTGAATCGAAGGATGCGCAGGCGGTCGCCGACTTCTTCACGCAGGCGCACGCCGTCTTGCGCGAAGCGCTCGGCGATGAAGGCGAAGTGTTCGCGCCACAACCCGCGCCGCTCGCCCGCAAGGCGGACTTCACGCGCTGGTCAATGACCGCGGTCGCCGTCAAGGTGCGCCCGCTGGCCGAGGCGCTGCTCACACTACGACAGGCGATGCAGGCGGCAAAGCCGAAGGTGCGCTGGGCGGTGGATGTGGATCCTTATGACTTCGGATGA
- a CDS encoding antibiotic biosynthesis monooxygenase family protein → MIAVIFEVLPVAGATDTYFDLAGRLKPALETIDGFISVERFESVTQPGKFLSLSFWRDEAAVAAWRNTPPHRQAQNAGRHGVFAGYRLRVAQVLRDYGLDDREQAPADSRNHHQ, encoded by the coding sequence GTGATCGCCGTCATCTTCGAAGTGCTGCCCGTAGCGGGCGCTACCGATACTTATTTCGACCTTGCAGGTCGGCTCAAACCCGCGCTTGAAACCATTGATGGATTCATCAGCGTCGAGCGTTTTGAGAGCGTGACGCAGCCGGGCAAATTCCTGTCACTGTCGTTCTGGCGCGACGAGGCTGCCGTCGCGGCGTGGCGCAACACCCCGCCACATCGGCAGGCCCAAAACGCCGGTCGGCATGGCGTGTTCGCAGGTTATCGACTGCGTGTGGCACAGGTGCTGCGCGACTACGGACTCGACGACCGTGAGCAGGCGCCCGCTGACTCGCGCAACCACCATCAATAG
- the hemE gene encoding uroporphyrinogen decarboxylase, with product MPFKNDLFLRAFTDEVLPRPPIWLMRQAGRYLPEYRATRARAGSFLDLCHSPSFCAEVLLQPLDRYDLDAAILFSDILTVPDAMGLGLSFGVGEGPRFAHPLRDEAAVKALAVPDMVRLQYVFDAVAECKRALTSNGVQRVPLIGFSGSPFTLACYMIEGGGSGDGFPITRRMLLSRPDLFQRVLDINVDAVTAYLRGQVQAGADALMLFDTWGGVLAPRLYRDYSLAPMQRIVARLNAEFPSLPVIMFSRGAAHSFDAMAARPAGAAGAPLGLGVDWQSDLASARAAVGPGVTLQGNFDPLLLTTDEATIRRELAAALAGFDPRRRYIANLGHGITPDADPALVGFLVNELRTLPV from the coding sequence ATGCCTTTCAAGAACGATCTCTTCCTCCGCGCCTTCACCGACGAGGTGCTGCCGCGCCCGCCGATCTGGTTGATGCGGCAAGCCGGGCGCTACCTGCCCGAGTACCGCGCTACCCGTGCCAGGGCGGGCAGCTTTCTCGATCTCTGCCATTCGCCGTCGTTCTGCGCCGAAGTGCTGTTGCAGCCGCTCGACCGCTACGACCTCGACGCGGCGATTCTGTTTTCCGACATCCTGACGGTGCCCGATGCGATGGGCCTCGGACTCTCGTTCGGTGTTGGCGAAGGGCCCAGGTTCGCCCATCCGCTGCGCGATGAGGCTGCAGTGAAGGCGCTGGCAGTGCCCGACATGGTGAGGCTGCAATACGTGTTCGACGCTGTCGCCGAGTGCAAGCGCGCGTTGACCAGCAATGGCGTGCAGCGGGTGCCGCTGATCGGGTTCTCCGGCAGCCCGTTCACGCTTGCTTGTTACATGATCGAAGGCGGCGGCTCGGGCGACGGCTTCCCGATCACCCGGCGCATGCTGCTGTCGCGCCCCGATCTCTTCCAGCGGGTACTCGACATCAACGTCGATGCTGTCACCGCGTACTTGCGCGGGCAAGTGCAGGCCGGCGCCGATGCGCTGATGCTGTTCGACACCTGGGGCGGCGTACTGGCGCCGAGGTTGTACCGCGACTATTCGCTGGCGCCCATGCAGCGGATCGTGGCACGCCTGAACGCAGAGTTCCCGTCGCTGCCGGTGATCATGTTCAGTCGTGGCGCGGCGCACAGCTTCGATGCCATGGCGGCGCGCCCGGCGGGCGCTGCCGGTGCCCCGCTCGGTCTGGGTGTGGACTGGCAGAGCGATCTCGCCAGCGCCCGCGCGGCGGTTGGTCCCGGGGTGACGTTGCAGGGCAATTTCGATCCGCTGCTGCTCACCACCGATGAGGCAACCATCCGCCGCGAGCTTGCCGCTGCATTGGCTGGCTTTGACCCGCGGCGTCGCTACATCGCCAACCTCGGCCACGGCATTACGCCAGACGCCGACCCGGCGCTGGTGGGTTTCCTGGTCAACGAGCTGCGCACATTGCCGGTCTGA
- a CDS encoding MerR family transcriptional regulator translates to MANLTLSADDDDTARARAAAQAMGTSLNQLVRDYIAQLAGAHQRAIEADEYLREAGRGNSGGWAFDRDALQRNV, encoded by the coding sequence ATGGCTAATTTGACCCTTTCTGCAGACGACGACGACACGGCGCGCGCGCGGGCAGCGGCCCAGGCGATGGGTACCAGCCTGAATCAGTTGGTCCGCGACTACATCGCACAGCTTGCGGGCGCCCATCAACGCGCGATCGAAGCGGATGAATATCTGCGCGAGGCCGGTCGTGGCAATTCCGGTGGCTGGGCATTTGATCGAGACGCATTGCAGCGCAACGTGTAA